One Thermosipho africanus Ob7 DNA segment encodes these proteins:
- a CDS encoding tRNA dihydrouridine synthase has product MIGKIGLAPMAGVTNWSFRKLCFGFGAEFAYTEMISAESVIRNLKINEYYFPKPEEKDKVAIQIFGSDPFVMAKAASMLENMGAWIDINAGCPVKKVVKKGAGSALLKDLNRLKNIIMQVKSAVSCKVSVKVRIGFEKDEFEKIYDTVVDAGADMIAVHGRTAKQMYSGKATWNIKNKGYIPLYINGDIHSLSDAKRAMEISKADGVLIARASIGKPWVFNDKPPSLSEIKKIILYHIDLLYSEIGERAAQEFRKFVAGYTKNLPNSRQFRAKVMKINDVETLKKAFEEYLTSISF; this is encoded by the coding sequence GTGATAGGTAAAATTGGTCTTGCTCCAATGGCCGGAGTAACTAACTGGAGCTTTAGAAAGCTCTGCTTTGGATTTGGGGCAGAGTTTGCATACACAGAGATGATAAGTGCTGAAAGTGTAATTAGAAATTTAAAAATAAACGAGTATTATTTTCCAAAACCTGAGGAGAAAGACAAAGTAGCAATCCAAATCTTTGGATCTGACCCATTTGTTATGGCGAAAGCTGCTTCAATGCTTGAAAATATGGGGGCGTGGATAGATATAAATGCAGGGTGCCCTGTAAAAAAAGTTGTAAAAAAAGGTGCTGGTAGCGCCCTATTAAAAGATCTAAATAGGTTAAAAAATATAATTATGCAAGTAAAGTCAGCTGTAAGTTGTAAAGTTTCAGTTAAGGTAAGGATAGGATTTGAAAAAGATGAATTTGAAAAAATATATGACACAGTTGTTGATGCTGGAGCCGATATGATCGCAGTGCACGGTCGAACCGCAAAACAAATGTACTCTGGAAAGGCTACGTGGAATATAAAAAACAAAGGTTATATTCCACTTTATATTAACGGAGATATACATTCACTTTCTGATGCAAAACGTGCTATGGAAATTTCAAAAGCTGATGGAGTATTGATAGCAAGAGCAAGTATTGGAAAACCATGGGTATTTAATGATAAACCCCCTTCATTGTCTGAAATTAAAAAGATCATTTTGTATCATATAGATCTTCTTTACAGTGAAATAGGAGAACGTGCTGCCCAAGAATTTAGAAAATTTGTAGCAGGTTATACAAAAAATTTACCAAATTCAAGACAATTTAGAGCAAAAGTCATGAAAATAAATGACGTGGAGACTTTAAAGAAAGCTTTCGAAGAATATCTTACATCTATTTCATTTTAG
- the nadD gene encoding nicotinate (nicotinamide) nucleotide adenylyltransferase, which translates to MAIQFGLPKELLNTKNSLVIFGGSFNPPHNGHIIIAQLVREMFKYADMHIVTSSTPPHKHVDVDFKTRFYLTKKAFEKVKGVEISDIENKLGGISYAINTIEYYEKYYESIFFLVGEDALFSIEKWYRYEDILKKVKMLVYPRYKDKTLYERANNVLKELSNSIYILDLPLIQISSTIVRERVKNKQSIYGFVPESIIELVEEVYGDR; encoded by the coding sequence ATGGCGATACAGTTTGGGTTGCCCAAAGAGCTTTTGAATACAAAGAATAGTCTTGTAATATTTGGAGGATCATTTAATCCTCCTCACAATGGGCATATAATAATTGCACAATTAGTAAGAGAAATGTTTAAATATGCAGATATGCATATTGTAACAAGTTCAACACCTCCTCACAAGCATGTTGATGTTGATTTTAAAACAAGATTTTATTTAACAAAGAAAGCATTTGAAAAGGTAAAAGGTGTTGAAATAAGTGATATTGAAAATAAGCTTGGTGGTATAAGTTATGCAATTAACACTATAGAATATTACGAAAAATATTACGAAAGCATCTTCTTTTTGGTCGGAGAAGATGCTCTTTTTTCTATTGAAAAATGGTATAGATATGAAGATATTTTAAAAAAAGTAAAGATGCTTGTATATCCAAGATACAAAGACAAAACTTTATATGAAAGGGCAAATAATGTGCTAAAAGAACTTTCAAATTCTATATATATACTAGATCTTCCCCTTATTCAAATTTCATCAACGATTGTAAGGGAAAGGGTTAAAAATAAACAAAGTATATATGGTTTTGTCCCAGAAAGCATTATTGAATTAGTCGAGGAGGTATACGGTGATAGGTAA
- the aspC gene encoding aspartate aminotransferase, translating to MNIIDEISSSKTLEINALASKLKSEGKDVINLTAGEPDFPTPDVIKQKAHEALDINFTRYTDSKGIVQLRETISKIMQQKGFNFSKDEIIVTNGGKQALFNAVLSTVDKDEEVILISPYWVSYPPMIMLAGASIKVLNTTFEEGFVPNIEELKALISDKTKAIIINSPNNPTGVIYPEEVLRKIAEIANKNKIFVLADDVYDSLVYDGKYTSIANFVDPEYLIYINAFSKSHAMTGWRVGYIATKNKKIYKRIAKIQAHTTSSVNSIAQYAASFALEADTSYMFEEFKKRRDFTIEMAQKIGLEFVKPNGAFYLFFKSPMENDEEFCKKLLEEKLVALVPGSAFMAPGFVRMSFANSLEAINEAFNRIKEFLE from the coding sequence GTGAATATTATAGATGAAATATCGTCATCTAAAACACTGGAAATAAATGCTCTTGCATCAAAATTAAAAAGTGAAGGAAAGGATGTTATCAACCTAACAGCTGGTGAGCCAGATTTTCCAACCCCTGATGTTATAAAGCAAAAAGCACATGAGGCATTAGATATTAATTTTACAAGGTACACCGACAGTAAAGGAATTGTCCAACTTCGTGAAACTATCTCAAAAATTATGCAACAAAAAGGATTTAATTTTTCAAAAGACGAGATAATTGTAACAAATGGAGGAAAACAGGCACTTTTTAATGCAGTTTTATCTACTGTTGATAAAGATGAAGAAGTTATATTGATTTCTCCTTACTGGGTAAGTTATCCTCCAATGATAATGCTAGCTGGAGCAAGTATAAAAGTTTTAAATACAACTTTTGAAGAAGGTTTTGTTCCAAACATAGAAGAATTAAAAGCATTGATTTCGGATAAAACTAAGGCGATAATCATAAACTCTCCGAATAATCCAACCGGGGTTATCTATCCAGAAGAGGTATTAAGAAAGATTGCTGAAATTGCAAATAAAAATAAAATTTTTGTTTTAGCAGATGATGTTTACGATTCTCTTGTATACGATGGAAAATATACATCAATTGCAAATTTTGTTGACCCAGAATATCTTATATATATCAATGCATTTTCAAAATCTCATGCCATGACAGGTTGGAGAGTTGGATATATTGCTACAAAAAACAAAAAAATATACAAAAGAATAGCAAAAATTCAAGCTCATACAACTTCATCTGTAAATTCAATTGCACAATATGCAGCATCTTTTGCACTAGAAGCTGATACTTCATATATGTTTGAAGAATTCAAAAAAAGAAGAGATTTTACAATTGAAATGGCACAAAAAATTGGTCTTGAATTTGTAAAACCAAACGGTGCGTTTTACCTTTTCTTTAAATCTCCAATGGAAAATGATGAAGAGTTTTGTAAAAAGTTGCTTGAAGAAAAACTAGTTGCACTTGTTCCTGGAAGCGCATTTATGGCCCCAGGTTTTGTCCGAATGTCCTTTGCAAACTCTCTAGAAGCCATAAACGAAGCATTTAATAGAATAAAAGAGTTTTTAGAATAA
- a CDS encoding DUF2089 domain-containing protein: protein MLPKCPVCGKPMKVTQLKCVHDNVTVSGMFTVSPLAFLEEEDMNFIILFLRSRGNLKEMERVTGIGYFTLRGRLEKLLDKMGLKPIGDSEVDDQDDVFEKLKKKLISVEDALNIIKRKGGEKNE, encoded by the coding sequence ATGCTACCAAAATGTCCGGTTTGCGGAAAACCAATGAAGGTAACTCAACTAAAATGTGTGCATGATAATGTTACAGTTTCTGGAATGTTCACAGTTTCGCCACTTGCATTTTTGGAAGAAGAGGATATGAATTTTATAATTTTGTTCTTGAGAAGTAGAGGAAACTTAAAAGAAATGGAACGTGTAACAGGGATTGGATATTTTACCCTTCGTGGAAGACTTGAAAAGCTACTCGATAAAATGGGACTTAAACCAATAGGAGATTCTGAAGTTGATGATCAAGATGATGTTTTTGAAAAATTAAAGAAGAAATTGATTTCAGTGGAAGATGCTTTAAACATTATTAAGAGAAAAGGGGGAGAGAAAAATGAATGA
- a CDS encoding ABC transporter ATP-binding protein: protein MLQVKNLKKTYVSKGKKVEAIKGISFETEKGEIFAILGPNGAGKTTTIKSILRLIIPDEGEIYINGIDVHKHPSHALKYVSAVLEGNRNIHWKMTVYENLKYFGHIRGLGGKYLKSRISEILDFVELTEKKNELAGKLSRGMQQRLAIGIALLPDTPLILLDEPTLGLDVESSLKVRQMLEKLAKDGKTILLSTHDMQLVEKVANHVLIINKGKVVVSDKKEKLLDAFKKKRFKISFLSNNGYKELKKFGTLVEENGEKILNIQIDNIDQLYEVLEHFKSKNIEIKRLESVMVNFEEVFVNIVRGDENGLS from the coding sequence ATGCTGCAGGTTAAAAATCTTAAAAAGACCTATGTTTCAAAAGGGAAAAAAGTAGAAGCAATTAAAGGAATTAGTTTTGAGACTGAAAAGGGAGAAATCTTTGCAATTCTAGGACCAAACGGTGCGGGAAAGACTACAACTATAAAGTCGATATTAAGGCTTATAATTCCAGATGAAGGTGAAATCTATATAAACGGCATAGATGTTCACAAACATCCTTCACATGCACTAAAATATGTTTCTGCAGTTTTAGAAGGAAATAGAAATATTCATTGGAAGATGACAGTTTATGAAAACCTAAAATACTTTGGTCATATAAGAGGTTTAGGAGGAAAATACTTAAAAAGTAGAATTTCTGAAATTTTGGATTTTGTAGAGTTAACTGAAAAAAAGAACGAACTTGCTGGAAAACTTTCAAGAGGTATGCAACAAAGGTTAGCAATTGGAATAGCATTACTGCCTGATACTCCGCTAATTCTTTTAGATGAACCAACACTCGGCTTGGATGTTGAATCTTCATTAAAAGTAAGACAAATGCTTGAAAAACTTGCAAAAGATGGAAAGACCATACTCTTATCTACTCATGATATGCAACTTGTTGAAAAAGTGGCAAATCATGTGTTGATTATAAATAAAGGTAAGGTCGTTGTTAGTGATAAAAAAGAAAAACTTTTGGATGCTTTCAAGAAAAAAAGATTTAAAATAAGTTTTTTAAGCAATAATGGTTATAAAGAGCTTAAAAAATTCGGAACACTTGTCGAAGAAAACGGAGAAAAGATTTTAAACATTCAAATAGATAATATAGATCAATTATATGAAGTCCTTGAACACTTTAAGAGTAAAAACATTGAAATAAAGCGCCTTGAAAGTGTTATGGTGAACTTTGAAGAAGTTTTTGTAAATATTGTAAGAGGTGATGAAAATGGTCTATCTTAA
- a CDS encoding MFS transporter, with the protein MRRTDSTNKLFTKNFLLYIVGRLVSLIGSGIQMIAIPLYILDVTGSGAAMGIFTLLSILPRLSVAPFAGVLGDRFNRKNIMVFTDFVRGFLILFLALLSYTNSLNILILFVIQAFVAVFDGFFGAATTAMIPDIVSEDKLRSANSVLGSVNSFSMIIGPILGGIIYGLFGIFAVFLINGTSFVLSAISEMFIVYKVKFSKRSKLSVSSFFSEFKEGLTFIFKNEGLKYLFTFAMIINFLMSPLFQVVEPYVLRQIVKMSAQQYGFVQTFFTIGMLAGNVFLMSLLKNAKNKTLMISGISIQSLAIFAFTILIFPNVLVKFSIWKFFWLTSIIYFIVGTFNTLVNIPISTNLQLMTPSEIRSRVFSTLEIFSQIMVPLGAVIYGFLIDVMAAHILFLVVNFLALAISIVFFVIAPQQVYEPKAGGDFDAAG; encoded by the coding sequence GTGAGGAGAACAGACTCAACAAATAAACTTTTTACAAAGAATTTTTTGCTTTATATTGTTGGAAGATTAGTATCTTTAATAGGTTCAGGAATACAGATGATTGCAATTCCTTTGTATATTTTAGACGTTACAGGTTCAGGAGCTGCAATGGGAATATTTACTTTACTTAGTATTCTTCCAAGACTCTCGGTTGCCCCTTTTGCCGGGGTCTTGGGAGATAGGTTTAATAGAAAAAATATAATGGTTTTCACAGACTTTGTCCGCGGATTTTTAATACTTTTTCTTGCATTACTTTCATATACTAATAGTCTTAATATATTAATTTTATTTGTTATTCAGGCATTTGTTGCAGTTTTTGATGGCTTTTTTGGAGCTGCAACTACAGCCATGATCCCTGATATAGTTTCTGAGGATAAACTAAGATCAGCAAATTCTGTACTTGGTAGTGTTAATTCTTTTTCTATGATAATCGGACCAATTTTAGGTGGAATTATATATGGACTTTTTGGAATATTTGCTGTATTTTTAATTAACGGTACTTCATTTGTACTATCGGCAATTAGTGAAATGTTTATTGTATATAAAGTAAAATTTTCTAAAAGGTCTAAATTAAGTGTTTCTTCGTTTTTTAGTGAATTCAAGGAAGGCTTAACTTTCATTTTTAAAAATGAAGGATTAAAATATCTATTTACATTTGCAATGATAATTAACTTTTTAATGTCTCCATTATTCCAGGTAGTTGAGCCGTATGTTTTAAGGCAGATAGTAAAAATGAGTGCTCAACAATATGGTTTTGTGCAAACATTTTTTACAATTGGAATGCTTGCAGGAAACGTCTTTCTAATGTCCCTTTTAAAAAATGCAAAAAACAAAACTTTAATGATATCTGGAATATCTATTCAAAGTTTAGCAATTTTTGCATTTACAATATTGATTTTCCCAAACGTTCTTGTTAAATTTTCCATATGGAAATTTTTCTGGCTTACATCTATTATCTACTTTATAGTTGGTACATTTAATACTTTGGTAAATATCCCAATTTCAACAAATTTGCAACTCATGACCCCCTCTGAAATAAGGTCAAGAGTTTTTTCAACGCTTGAAATTTTTTCTCAGATTATGGTACCACTTGGTGCGGTCATATATGGATTTTTAATTGATGTTATGGCCGCACATATTCTTTTTTTGGTAGTTAACTTTTTAGCCCTAGCTATATCCATTGTTTTCTTTGTTATTGCACCACAACAGGTATATGAACCAAAAGCTGGGGGGGATTTTGATGCTGCAGGTTAA
- a CDS encoding polysaccharide deacetylase family protein, translated as MKKIVIFLLLFSFISFSNIVIFIYHRFDDERYPTTNTWTSELEMHINLVKKLGYKIWTLKDLEDYVYGNKEEENAVIFTVDDGYVTTYTKAFPVFKKYNVPFSVFLYFGGVGVSKEYLTWDMIREMAEWGVEFGHHSTTHEKFPLLLKKMDLESFKKYFEDDLVKGQKIWQEKMNTSLKYYAYPYGYYNEEMIEILKKYGFRLAFIQLSGPYNKQISPFEIPREALLEDWATESHVRYVLSRQPLILKEKPYFWKDGKLYVKAKLDPFYSNPVVYIREKGIVESTFKDGYLQAGPFEINNDINSLMISARGKDRKEYVRYYLIIK; from the coding sequence ATGAAAAAAATAGTCATTTTTCTGTTATTATTTTCATTTATTTCTTTTTCAAACATTGTTATATTTATATACCATCGCTTTGATGATGAAAGATACCCTACAACAAATACATGGACAAGTGAACTTGAAATGCATATAAATCTTGTCAAAAAGCTTGGGTATAAAATTTGGACGCTTAAAGATTTAGAAGACTATGTATATGGAAACAAAGAAGAAGAAAATGCGGTTATATTCACTGTAGACGATGGATATGTTACAACATATACAAAGGCATTTCCTGTTTTTAAAAAATATAATGTACCATTTTCTGTGTTTTTGTATTTTGGAGGAGTAGGTGTTTCAAAAGAATATTTAACATGGGATATGATAAGAGAGATGGCGGAGTGGGGTGTTGAATTTGGTCATCATTCAACAACCCACGAAAAATTTCCGTTACTGCTTAAAAAGATGGATCTAGAAAGTTTTAAAAAATACTTTGAGGATGATTTAGTAAAGGGTCAAAAAATTTGGCAAGAAAAAATGAATACATCTCTAAAGTATTATGCATACCCGTATGGATACTATAACGAAGAAATGATTGAAATATTAAAAAAATATGGTTTTAGACTTGCGTTTATACAGCTTTCTGGTCCATACAACAAACAAATTTCACCTTTTGAAATACCAAGAGAAGCGCTCCTTGAAGATTGGGCAACAGAGTCACATGTTCGATATGTTTTAAGTAGGCAGCCATTGATTTTGAAAGAAAAGCCATATTTTTGGAAAGATGGAAAGCTTTATGTAAAAGCTAAATTGGATCCTTTTTATTCAAATCCAGTTGTGTATATTAGAGAAAAAGGAATTGTTGAAAGTACTTTTAAAGATGGATATCTTCAGGCAGGTCCATTTGAAATAAACAATGATATAAACAGCTTGATGATAAGTGCAAGAGGAAAAGATAGAAAAGAATATGTAAGATACTATTTAATCATAAAGTAG
- a CDS encoding 2-phosphosulfolactate phosphatase, producing the protein MINLLDVRLVPTKIKDYQAIVVIDVLRATTTMITAISNGAQFLVPVETVEQARIYRNDGFLLCGERGGVKPEDFDLGNSPLEYTKDVVKDKKLVITTTNGTKALAKAREHSKNIILGAFVNFSKTLEYIKKFDDILFVCSGNDGEESFEDTQVAGAFIEKLVLFKEYELSDSALISLNFWKSIKMPNFTGKHSRVLKAYGFKDDIIFSQQLDIFNTVVIYDGDKVIKGE; encoded by the coding sequence GTGATTAATTTGTTAGATGTAAGATTGGTCCCGACAAAAATTAAAGATTATCAAGCTATAGTTGTAATAGATGTCTTGCGGGCTACCACAACAATGATTACTGCTATTTCAAATGGAGCACAATTTTTAGTTCCAGTGGAAACAGTTGAACAAGCAAGAATTTATAGAAATGATGGTTTTTTACTATGTGGAGAAAGGGGTGGGGTAAAGCCAGAGGATTTTGACCTTGGAAATTCGCCTCTTGAATACACAAAAGATGTAGTTAAAGATAAAAAATTGGTTATAACCACCACAAACGGTACAAAAGCATTAGCAAAAGCAAGGGAGCATTCAAAAAATATAATTCTCGGTGCCTTTGTAAATTTTTCAAAAACTCTTGAATACATTAAAAAATTTGATGATATACTATTTGTATGTTCGGGAAATGACGGTGAAGAGTCCTTTGAAGATACTCAGGTAGCAGGTGCATTTATTGAAAAATTAGTGTTATTTAAAGAATATGAACTATCAGATAGTGCTTTAATATCTCTAAATTTTTGGAAATCAATTAAAATGCCAAATTTTACAGGAAAGCATTCTCGTGTACTAAAAGCGTATGGCTTTAAAGATGACATTATCTTTTCACAACAACTAGACATTTTCAACACAGTTGTGATTTACGATGGTGATAAGGTAATTAAAGGAGAGTAG
- the obgE gene encoding GTPase ObgE — MQKADFIDRIVIYVKGGKGGDGSASFRHEKYVPKGGPDGGDGGNGGYVFLKANPNLSTLLSVSEKKKYIAENGENGKGKKMHGRNGKDVVIDVPVGTVVKDFETGEIIADLDKPGMVVCVARGGKGGRGNVHFKSSTMRAPKISERGFEGEERKLVLELKLLADVGLVGYPNVGKSSFISKISNARPKIANYPFTTTIPNLGVVTVNELQFVVADIPGLIKGASKGAGLGNVFLRHVERCSVIAHIVDISGMEGRDPVQDYFDIRNELEHFSSELAQKEEIIIANKIDLISKEELEKRLEKLRKETGKQIFPTSIITGEGIEKIVYKLAEIVKESKKFHTQSEVVNEQIKRPKPLWKELPERFNIEIIKEGNDFIVTGTYVEEWAKRLNLNQKDGYRKFMELLEKNGLEKKLKEAGIKDGDTVWVAQRAFEYKE; from the coding sequence ATGCAAAAGGCAGATTTTATTGACAGAATAGTTATATATGTAAAAGGTGGAAAAGGCGGAGATGGTTCTGCAAGTTTTAGACACGAAAAGTACGTACCAAAAGGTGGTCCTGATGGTGGAGACGGTGGAAATGGTGGCTACGTATTTTTAAAGGCTAATCCAAATCTTTCAACTCTTTTAAGTGTATCAGAAAAGAAAAAATACATTGCTGAGAATGGTGAAAATGGAAAAGGAAAGAAAATGCATGGAAGAAATGGAAAAGACGTTGTAATAGATGTTCCAGTTGGCACTGTTGTGAAAGACTTTGAAACAGGGGAAATAATAGCAGACCTTGACAAGCCTGGAATGGTTGTCTGTGTAGCTCGTGGAGGAAAAGGAGGTCGTGGAAACGTCCATTTTAAATCTTCTACGATGAGAGCACCAAAAATATCAGAAAGAGGTTTTGAAGGAGAAGAGAGAAAGTTAGTTCTTGAACTAAAACTTCTTGCAGATGTAGGACTTGTTGGCTATCCAAATGTTGGGAAAAGTTCATTTATATCAAAAATAAGCAACGCAAGGCCAAAAATTGCAAATTATCCGTTTACAACCACGATACCTAATCTTGGTGTTGTAACGGTAAATGAACTACAGTTTGTAGTTGCAGATATTCCAGGACTTATAAAAGGTGCAAGTAAAGGAGCAGGGCTCGGAAATGTGTTTTTAAGACATGTTGAAAGATGTAGTGTAATAGCGCATATCGTAGATATTTCGGGAATGGAAGGAAGAGATCCTGTCCAAGATTACTTTGACATTAGAAATGAACTTGAACATTTTAGCAGTGAACTTGCTCAAAAAGAAGAAATTATAATAGCCAACAAAATAGACCTCATATCCAAAGAGGAATTAGAAAAAAGACTTGAAAAATTAAGAAAAGAGACTGGAAAACAAATTTTTCCTACAAGTATAATAACAGGAGAAGGAATAGAAAAAATTGTTTACAAACTTGCGGAAATAGTTAAGGAAAGTAAAAAATTCCATACTCAATCGGAAGTTGTAAACGAACAAATTAAGCGTCCAAAGCCTCTCTGGAAAGAACTACCTGAAAGGTTCAATATTGAGATTATAAAAGAAGGCAATGACTTTATTGTTACCGGCACTTATGTCGAAGAATGGGCTAAGAGGTTGAATTTAAATCAAAAAGATGGTTATAGAAAATTTATGGAACTTCTAGAGAAAAATGGTCTTGAAAAGAAATTAAAAGAGGCAGGGATAAAAGATGGCGATACAGTTTGGGTTGCCCAAAGAGCTTTTGAATACAAAGAATAG
- a CDS encoding MBL fold metallo-hydrolase: MNYQVFKTSGALATNTYVFENEGKTYVVDPGFGIGKFVSDKEVYVLLTHGHFDHIMGLSELNVKKIFISKEDKEMLTNPSLNFSQLFGQGFSFNGDVEDIDEHFETIKAPGHTMGSRIIIIDDLIFTGDTVFCSTIGRVDLSGSREKMIETLKTLNERFSKMDKNLKILPGHNEQCTIKTLFKINPYFKTR, from the coding sequence TTGAACTACCAGGTATTTAAAACCTCTGGAGCTCTTGCGACCAATACATATGTCTTTGAAAATGAGGGCAAGACCTACGTTGTAGATCCTGGATTTGGTATTGGCAAATTTGTATCTGACAAAGAAGTATATGTTCTTTTAACCCATGGACATTTTGATCACATTATGGGACTTTCTGAATTAAATGTTAAAAAAATCTTTATTTCTAAAGAAGATAAAGAAATGTTAACTAATCCATCTTTAAATTTTTCACAGTTGTTTGGTCAGGGTTTTTCTTTTAATGGCGATGTTGAAGATATAGACGAACATTTTGAAACTATTAAAGCGCCAGGACATACGATGGGATCGAGGATAATTATAATTGATGATCTAATTTTTACAGGAGATACGGTTTTTTGTAGTACAATAGGTAGAGTTGATCTTTCAGGCTCAAGAGAAAAAATGATAGAAACGTTGAAAACTTTGAACGAAAGATTTTCTAAGATGGACAAAAATTTAAAAATTCTACCTGGTCATAATGAGCAATGTACCATTAAAACTCTTTTTAAAATAAATCCATACTTTAAAACGAGGTAG
- a CDS encoding SHOCT-like domain-containing protein, with translation MNEEIRKVLEALKNGEITTEEAEALIEAIKQREDYKDENFESSDENVETKVGEITVIEEGEVFEGDINIVNGEAVIKGIVNGDCSIVMGKLTFSGEVKGDMNIVGSRVKWNGGVINGSLNIVASKEEGTPPKVKGGLTRVNNLLLKGLFKVFLKPFLSGFEIKNGNFKKSKKTQKFETLIVEEGKEFKTDDDIVAEEVIVKGKLACGNLKADKIRAIGTISCGNIETEELIVEGTVKTGNVKAENITVYQDGSISSGNVHAENIELNGVISSGNVTCEVIWGNGKLNAGWLNCEENRLNK, from the coding sequence ATGAATGAAGAAATTAGAAAAGTTTTAGAAGCTCTTAAAAATGGAGAAATTACAACTGAAGAGGCAGAAGCACTTATTGAAGCAATAAAACAAAGAGAAGATTATAAAGATGAAAATTTTGAAAGTTCAGACGAAAATGTCGAGACAAAAGTAGGTGAAATAACAGTAATAGAAGAGGGAGAGGTTTTTGAAGGTGATATTAATATCGTAAATGGAGAAGCTGTTATAAAAGGAATTGTAAATGGTGATTGTTCGATTGTTATGGGAAAACTAACATTTTCTGGTGAAGTAAAAGGGGACATGAATATTGTTGGCTCAAGGGTAAAATGGAACGGGGGAGTTATAAACGGAAGTTTAAATATTGTAGCAAGTAAAGAAGAAGGTACTCCACCAAAAGTTAAGGGAGGACTTACAAGAGTAAACAATTTATTATTGAAGGGATTGTTTAAAGTATTTTTAAAACCATTTTTGTCAGGGTTTGAAATTAAAAATGGAAATTTTAAAAAGTCTAAAAAGACTCAAAAATTTGAAACATTGATTGTAGAAGAAGGTAAAGAATTTAAAACCGATGATGATATTGTAGCTGAAGAAGTAATAGTTAAAGGAAAATTAGCCTGTGGAAATCTAAAAGCAGATAAGATAAGAGCTATTGGAACCATTTCTTGTGGAAATATTGAAACAGAAGAATTAATAGTTGAAGGAACTGTGAAAACGGGAAACGTAAAGGCTGAGAATATAACAGTTTATCAGGATGGATCAATTAGTTCAGGAAATGTACATGCTGAAAATATAGAACTAAATGGAGTTATTTCATCAGGAAATGTTACATGCGAAGTTATCTGGGGAAATGGAAAATTGAATGCGGGGTGGCTTAACTGTGAGGAGAACAGACTCAACAAATAA
- a CDS encoding FecR family protein: MKKIIFLLSLIPLILFSNSFTLFTGESTTIKILSKGNFKVSVIDVLGGVLPEEILIDELSFKDIATITYIAPIVPMDTYLKLKVNDKTIDYNFKVVEPSFPQDATFVTLEEFSGNVAISKDGQNWSPVSKKEKLYEGIILKTLDNSYAVISGNWGKLYVKPNSTVKILRSRSNNEDFDFIVEVEKGEVIADVLKFIMSKSRFQIKKDSVTAGVRGTRFGVKDNNWFVFEGTVYLFNGNRLISLGAKKLVKVIGNTFENPQDFEEEFETYIDTFDKLFEDLEEEIDKQMEEWDIELPGI; encoded by the coding sequence ATGAAAAAAATTATATTCTTGTTATCTTTAATACCTTTAATTTTGTTTTCAAATTCGTTTACATTGTTTACTGGAGAATCTACTACAATAAAAATTTTAAGCAAGGGAAATTTTAAAGTTTCGGTAATAGATGTACTAGGAGGTGTTTTACCAGAGGAAATTTTAATTGATGAGCTTTCTTTTAAAGATATTGCAACTATTACGTATATAGCGCCAATTGTTCCAATGGATACTTATTTAAAATTAAAGGTAAATGATAAAACTATTGACTATAACTTTAAAGTAGTTGAGCCTTCTTTTCCTCAAGATGCTACATTTGTAACGCTGGAAGAATTCAGTGGAAATGTAGCAATTTCCAAAGACGGTCAAAACTGGAGTCCTGTCTCAAAAAAGGAAAAATTATATGAAGGTATCATCTTAAAAACTCTTGATAACTCGTATGCAGTAATTTCTGGAAATTGGGGTAAGTTATATGTAAAACCAAATAGCACAGTGAAAATTTTGAGAAGTAGAAGCAATAATGAGGATTTTGACTTTATAGTGGAAGTAGAAAAAGGCGAAGTAATTGCAGATGTTTTAAAGTTTATAATGTCAAAATCAAGGTTTCAGATAAAGAAAGATTCTGTAACGGCAGGTGTTCGTGGAACAAGGTTTGGAGTCAAAGATAATAACTGGTTTGTCTTTGAAGGAACAGTTTATCTTTTCAATGGAAATAGACTAATAAGTCTTGGTGCAAAAAAACTTGTAAAGGTAATTGGAAATACGTTTGAAAATCCACAAGATTTTGAAGAAGAATTTGAAACATACATAGATACTTTTGACAAGCTATTTGAAGATTTAGAAGAGGAAATTGACAAACAAATGGAGGAGTGGGACATTGAACTACCAGGTATTTAA